One window from the genome of Amycolatopsis sp. NBC_01480 encodes:
- a CDS encoding PH domain-containing protein, with amino-acid sequence MAYPDDLLSQHEEVVVHSHPHFKMLIFPFVAFVITVAAAIWLLTLAPNAPSPWNNVAMIAIGVVGVVLVVWLFLAPLVRWRTTHFIVTTDRLIAREGVLKRTGIDIPMSRINSVQFEHGLLDRVFGCGTLIIESASDEPLRFDDIPRVERVHTVIYREVNDNPYDDYRGEPGPQQTEPLPPQGRQPRGRRR; translated from the coding sequence GTGGCCTATCCGGACGATTTGCTCAGCCAGCACGAGGAAGTCGTGGTGCACAGCCACCCGCACTTCAAGATGCTGATCTTCCCGTTCGTGGCGTTCGTGATCACGGTCGCCGCCGCGATCTGGCTGCTCACACTGGCGCCGAACGCGCCCTCGCCGTGGAACAACGTGGCCATGATCGCCATCGGGGTGGTCGGGGTCGTGCTGGTCGTGTGGCTGTTCCTGGCGCCGCTGGTGCGCTGGCGGACCACGCACTTCATCGTCACCACCGACCGGCTGATCGCGCGCGAGGGCGTGCTGAAGCGCACCGGCATCGACATCCCGATGTCGCGCATCAACAGCGTGCAGTTCGAGCACGGCCTGCTGGACCGGGTGTTCGGCTGCGGCACGCTGATCATCGAGTCGGCGTCCGACGAGCCGCTGCGCTTCGACGACATCCCGCGGGTCGAGCGCGTGCACACGGTGATCTACCGCGAGGTCAACGACAACCCGTACGACGACTACCGCGGCGAGCCCGGCCCGCAGCAGACCGAGCCGCTGCCGCCGCAGGGCCGCCAGCCTCGCGGCCGGAGGCGCTGA
- a CDS encoding hydroxymethylglutaryl-CoA lyase, which produces MGALEVGLPERVPAPGLPARVEIWEVGPRDGLQNEDSVVPVEVKVEFLDRLAGAGLTTLEATSFVHPKWVPQLADAEQLLAGLDRREGVRYPVLVPNERGLNRALDAGVDHIAIFASATETFAKRNLNSTLDEQFTMFEPVVTRARAEGLEVRGYLSMCFGDPWEGVVPAAQVVRAGRRLLDFGCSQLSLGDTIGVATTGQVTNLLASFAEAGVDVGSLAVHFHDTYGQALANTEAALRSGVSTVDSSAGGLGGCPYAESATGNLATEDLVWLLQGLGIEHGVDLAKLVETSVWMAGQLGRPSPSRVVNALAG; this is translated from the coding sequence GTGGGCGCGCTGGAAGTCGGCCTGCCGGAGCGGGTGCCGGCGCCCGGCCTGCCCGCACGCGTGGAGATCTGGGAGGTCGGCCCGCGCGACGGCCTGCAGAATGAGGACTCGGTCGTCCCGGTCGAGGTGAAGGTCGAGTTCCTGGACCGGCTGGCGGGCGCGGGCCTGACCACGCTGGAGGCGACCAGCTTCGTGCATCCGAAGTGGGTGCCGCAGCTCGCGGACGCGGAGCAGCTCCTCGCCGGCCTGGACCGCCGCGAGGGCGTCCGGTACCCGGTGCTGGTGCCGAACGAACGGGGCCTGAACCGCGCGCTGGACGCGGGCGTGGACCACATCGCGATCTTCGCCAGCGCCACCGAGACCTTCGCCAAGCGCAACCTGAACTCGACGCTGGACGAGCAGTTCACCATGTTCGAACCGGTGGTGACCCGCGCCCGCGCCGAGGGCCTGGAGGTGCGCGGCTACCTGTCGATGTGCTTCGGCGACCCGTGGGAGGGCGTGGTGCCCGCGGCGCAGGTCGTCCGCGCGGGCCGCCGGCTGCTGGACTTCGGCTGCTCGCAGCTTTCCCTGGGCGACACCATCGGCGTCGCGACGACGGGCCAGGTCACGAACCTGCTCGCCTCGTTTGCCGAGGCGGGCGTCGACGTGGGCTCGCTGGCCGTGCACTTCCACGACACGTACGGCCAGGCGCTGGCGAACACCGAGGCCGCGCTCCGCTCGGGTGTGTCCACTGTGGACTCATCGGCGGGCGGCCTCGGCGGCTGCCCGTACGCGGAGTCGGCCACCGGTAACCTCGCGACCGAGGACCTGGTCTGGCTGCTGCAGGGCCTCGGCATCGAGCACGGCGTCGACTTGGCCAAGCTGGTGGAGACGAGCGTCTGGATGGCCGGGCAGCTGGGGCGGCCCTCGCCGTCACGCGTGGTGAACGCTCTGGCGGGCTAG
- a CDS encoding TNT domain-containing protein has translation MTEQAEPADTDVSTGPIRLPAQYSGLLDAGGFEDVPTPPSGTHLSPTPPSGTRLPPVPHRGAPRSPVPAPYQPGLSAPRQAHQPQAYRQQQYQRPYPQQPQPPRQKPPMGAPRTERESVLALFLVHMFPIGHLPVAAARPAEQLPIPAETDAVGRAPFDHPDSALLDDSDALYYVTRGLRRTPTPPAAVEPPAELLTGYEPEAEPASPAGPPAAQFPEGGLDHTEPVVLPKDTLLDRFGGEHGRVFAADGTPFAKRSLPPSAVDEGYRRYRVVKPVPMWRSTSAEWFGQPGGGIRYRAVLAADELVTLGFLAEVTGEKR, from the coding sequence GTGACCGAGCAGGCCGAACCGGCCGACACCGACGTCTCCACCGGGCCGATCCGCCTTCCGGCCCAGTACAGCGGCCTGCTGGACGCCGGCGGCTTCGAGGACGTCCCGACGCCGCCGTCCGGCACCCACCTGTCGCCGACGCCGCCGTCCGGCACCCGCCTCCCGCCGGTTCCGCATCGCGGCGCACCTCGGTCGCCGGTGCCGGCGCCGTATCAGCCGGGGCTGTCCGCTCCGCGGCAAGCACACCAGCCGCAGGCGTATCGGCAACAGCAGTACCAGCGGCCGTACCCGCAACAACCACAGCCGCCCAGGCAAAAGCCGCCGATGGGCGCGCCGCGGACCGAGCGTGAAAGCGTGCTCGCGCTGTTCCTCGTGCACATGTTCCCCATCGGCCACCTGCCCGTCGCCGCCGCGCGGCCGGCCGAGCAACTGCCCATCCCTGCCGAAACGGACGCCGTCGGGCGCGCCCCGTTCGACCACCCGGATTCCGCGCTGCTCGACGACAGCGACGCGCTTTATTACGTCACCCGGGGCCTGCGCCGCACTCCGACGCCGCCCGCCGCCGTCGAACCGCCGGCCGAGTTGCTCACCGGGTACGAGCCCGAAGCCGAGCCGGCGAGCCCGGCCGGGCCGCCCGCCGCGCAGTTCCCCGAAGGTGGTCTGGACCACACGGAACCCGTTGTGCTGCCGAAGGACACGCTGCTCGACCGCTTCGGCGGGGAGCACGGCCGCGTCTTCGCCGCCGACGGCACGCCGTTCGCGAAGCGTTCGCTGCCACCGTCCGCCGTGGACGAGGGCTATCGGCGTTACCGCGTGGTGAAGCCGGTGCCGATGTGGCGCTCGACGTCCGCGGAGTGGTTCGGCCAGCCCGGCGGCGGGATCCGGTACCGTGCGGTGCTGGCCGCCGACGAGCTGGTGACGCTGGGGTTCCTGGCGGAGGTCACGGGGGAGAAGCGATGA
- the hisN gene encoding histidinol-phosphatase: protein MIVPGYEDDLTLATRLADAADTITTSRFRALDLSVSRKPDRTPVTDADTAVEDAIRAILATDRPGDAVAGEERGGTAGSKGRAWVLDPIDGTKNFLRGVPVWATLIALVEDGTPVVGMISAPLLGRRWWASRGDGAFLRDAAGTRRLAVSSVASLEDAYLSTTDLNSWTEYHSREKYLALTEACWESRAFGDFWHHCLVAEGALDLAAECIVNPWDVAAAQVLVTEAGGRFSDLSGAETYEGGSALSSNGLLHDAALAVLKR, encoded by the coding sequence GTGATCGTGCCTGGTTATGAGGATGATCTGACGCTTGCCACCCGCCTGGCTGATGCCGCCGACACGATCACCACGTCGCGGTTTCGCGCGCTCGACCTGTCGGTCTCCCGCAAACCCGACCGGACGCCGGTGACCGACGCCGACACCGCGGTCGAGGACGCGATCCGCGCGATCCTCGCCACCGACCGTCCCGGCGACGCCGTGGCGGGCGAGGAACGCGGCGGCACGGCGGGCTCGAAGGGCCGCGCGTGGGTGCTCGACCCGATCGACGGGACCAAGAACTTCCTGCGCGGGGTGCCGGTCTGGGCCACGCTGATCGCGCTGGTCGAGGACGGCACCCCGGTGGTCGGGATGATCTCCGCGCCGCTGCTGGGACGACGCTGGTGGGCGTCCCGCGGCGACGGCGCCTTCCTGCGCGACGCAGCCGGGACGAGGCGTCTCGCGGTGTCCTCGGTGGCGTCGCTGGAGGACGCGTATCTGTCCACGACGGACCTCAACTCCTGGACCGAGTACCACTCGCGCGAGAAGTACCTGGCGCTCACCGAAGCCTGCTGGGAAAGCCGCGCGTTCGGCGACTTCTGGCACCACTGCCTCGTCGCGGAGGGCGCGCTGGACCTGGCCGCGGAGTGCATCGTGAACCCGTGGGACGTCGCGGCCGCGCAGGTGCTCGTCACCGAGGCGGGCGGGCGGTTCAGCGACCTGTCCGGCGCGGAGACCTACGAGGGCGGCTCGGCGCTGTCCAGCAACGGGCTGCTGCACGACGCCGCGCTGGCTGTCCTCAAGCGCTGA
- a CDS encoding biotin--[acetyl-CoA-carboxylase] ligase produces MPGMDAVRLREGLAGRYARVDVVETTGSTNADLREAVGAGAADRTVLIAEQQTAGVGRRARAWSSPKGAGLYLSVALRPGVPFAALGSLSVVAGLAVRAVASELGVDAVLKWPNDVLAGPDRAKCAGILAEAVAGPEPSVVLGIGLNVLPLGEDVPAGPGGLPATSLAEQGAENPDRTDVALALLTRLDDLERRWRQAGGDLTGAGLLADYRARCATLGQDVRVELPDGASLTGRAADIDPAGQLLVDVEDGRRLTVFAGDVVHVRPA; encoded by the coding sequence ATGCCTGGAATGGATGCAGTACGGCTGCGTGAGGGACTGGCCGGCCGCTACGCGCGGGTCGACGTCGTCGAGACCACCGGCTCCACCAACGCCGACCTGCGGGAAGCCGTCGGCGCGGGGGCCGCGGACCGCACCGTGCTGATCGCCGAGCAGCAGACCGCCGGGGTCGGCCGACGGGCCCGCGCGTGGAGTTCGCCGAAGGGCGCCGGGCTGTACCTGAGCGTCGCGCTGCGGCCAGGGGTGCCGTTCGCCGCCCTGGGCTCACTGTCCGTGGTGGCCGGGCTCGCAGTGCGTGCCGTCGCGTCGGAGCTGGGGGTGGACGCCGTGCTGAAGTGGCCGAACGACGTGCTCGCCGGGCCGGACCGGGCCAAGTGCGCGGGCATCCTCGCCGAAGCCGTCGCCGGCCCGGAGCCTTCCGTGGTGCTCGGCATCGGGCTGAACGTGCTGCCGCTCGGCGAGGACGTGCCGGCCGGGCCCGGTGGCCTGCCCGCGACCTCGCTGGCCGAGCAGGGCGCGGAGAACCCCGACCGGACCGACGTCGCGCTCGCCCTGCTCACCCGGCTCGACGACCTCGAACGCCGCTGGCGCCAGGCCGGCGGCGACCTCACCGGGGCCGGCCTGCTCGCCGATTATCGCGCGCGCTGCGCCACGCTCGGCCAGGACGTCCGGGTGGAGCTGCCCGACGGCGCCTCGCTCACCGGCCGCGCCGCCGACATCGACCCGGCCGGCCAGCTGCTGGTGGACGTCGAGGACGGGCGCCGCCTGACCGTCTTCGCCGGCGACGTGGTGCACGTCCGCCCGGCTTGA
- a CDS encoding response regulator transcription factor has product MVLLAEDDPAIAEPLSRALQREGYEIEVVTDGPSVLDATAAHRVDLLVLDLGLPGMDGLEVCRRLRASGTELPVLMLTARTDEVDFVVGLDAGADDYVAKPFRLAELLARIRALLRRRVPEVLEAGGVRMDLGARLVTVDQHEVQLANKEFELLRVLMTRAGQVVSRDEILAEVWNDLESKTSKTLDMHMSWLRRKLAIAADEAAGRPAKSTHSDGERRIATVRGVGFRFNVE; this is encoded by the coding sequence ATGGTCCTACTTGCCGAAGACGATCCGGCTATCGCCGAGCCGCTGTCCCGCGCCCTGCAACGGGAGGGCTACGAGATCGAGGTCGTCACCGACGGTCCCTCGGTACTGGACGCGACGGCCGCCCATCGGGTCGACCTGCTCGTGCTCGACCTCGGCCTGCCCGGCATGGACGGGCTGGAGGTGTGCCGGCGCCTGCGCGCGAGCGGCACCGAGCTGCCGGTGCTGATGCTCACGGCGCGCACCGACGAGGTCGACTTCGTGGTCGGGCTCGACGCGGGCGCCGACGATTACGTGGCCAAGCCGTTCCGGCTCGCCGAGCTGCTCGCCCGGATCCGCGCGCTGCTGCGCCGCCGGGTGCCGGAGGTGCTGGAGGCCGGCGGGGTCCGGATGGACCTCGGCGCGCGGCTGGTCACCGTCGACCAGCACGAGGTGCAGCTGGCGAACAAGGAGTTCGAGCTGCTGCGGGTGCTGATGACCAGGGCGGGCCAGGTGGTCAGCCGCGACGAGATCCTCGCCGAGGTGTGGAACGACCTGGAGTCGAAGACCTCCAAGACGCTCGACATGCACATGTCGTGGCTGCGCCGGAAGCTGGCGATCGCGGCCGACGAGGCGGCGGGCCGCCCGGCGAAGTCGACCCACTCCGACGGCGAGCGGCGGATCGCGACCGTGCGTGGCGTCGGCTTCCGCTTCAACGTCGAATAG